Sequence from the Fusarium oxysporum Fo47 chromosome VI, complete sequence genome:
CCTTTGAGCCCAGCTGCTTCAAGCCGCCAAGGCAGCATCCGTCGCCTATTCAGTAGAACCATGTTGAATAACACTTATGCAGAGGGCCAGATATCATCGAACGGAAGTGTCCCAGCCGCCGGCGCCGGCGGCCTTGCCCGGCCGAGTAGCCAGGGCGGTGCAAGCTACCTCGACGAGCGCAAGTCTAGGAGAACCAGCGGCTGGTTCAGACGCATGAGGACCGGAGAGACGATCCCCAACAAACGAGCCAGTACCATGTTTATGGAGGAAGGTCCTCGTGCACCGACACCCAAGAAGCAATCCGGCCCCCCGCCTCCCATGATACCCGAATTGACCGATCTCGAAAAGGACAACGGAAGCTTGGGTTCTGATCTtttcaagaacatcaagtaGATCGACGTTTCATGCGACACCTAGAGCCAAATGCGCCTGCCGTGCTCGACTCGCCAATAATGGCTGGACAGCCACCCCGTTTTTCCTTTTCAACTATTTACATATTCAAAGACCGGAAATTGAGACAAGACAACACATTACACctattttttattattatcgATCGAGCCAGAagtagcagcagcagcataACATGTGCCGGTCCAACCACTTTTGAAAACGCGTCTCTTTTATCGTATCCGTTTTCTGCGCAGCGAGAAGGATGTTTTCAGCCCATGTCTTGGGGGAAAGGGTGTCTGCAGTGGAGCAGGGGAAAATGGGGGGAGAAGGAATCAAGAGCAGTGCAGTATGGTGAAGGCAGCTCATCAAGATACCCAACTCGTTTCGCAAGCTCACTTATCCGGTGTGCGAATTATGGAtttgttttcttcttgtttggCATTGCTTTAGTTTTCTATGCTATGCGCTATGATACTACAATGCAGTGTATCATGGTCATCTTACGGGTTTCATGTCACTATTTGTCATTTATTACTTGTCACCATCACCTGAACGGCCCCTGCTACTACTATGCGGAGAATCATCTCAGATTATTATTTCTTTGTGAGAGTTACAAGGCTATTTTTTTTCAAAATTTCTTGGGAGGTGACAGGAAGGAGCACGCTGCGGATGCCCTTTTGGATTTTACACATCTATTTATAAAGAGGAATTTGTACAGATAGGTGATTCTGTTTTGAGAGAAAACTAGGAGAGTTTTTGGAGACAACATGCCAAGATATTGGTCAAAGCTCCGTTACTAGAGGGAAGTCTCCCTCTTGTTATTGGATATGAGGCTAATGAAGAATTGAACCCAGATCCTTAATATTCACGGTCCTTGATCTGATCCATGCGCAGGGAAGGCTGACTAGAGATCTGTGATGGTTCCGCCTGTGGCTTGCTTGTGTCGTAATCTGAAGCACAGATCAGGACGTACAAGTGCATCGGTGAACGTCACTGtatctataaatattctGCTGCGTATCTGAGGCTGTGCAGAGTTTTTTATGAGGTATCCAATTCATGCCCGTCCAACAATGTCACGGCAGTCTGGGAGATGAGGACTTCGGTGATACATCGTCACTCATACATTCAAGCCCTCTTTTTTTAGCTTCGCATACAGAGCGTCCTTAGAAGCTTCATACCCAGGTACCATAATGCCTTCACCTGTCGGAACTGGTGCATTGAAGAGTGGCACAACTCTCGTTTCCCCCTTAGTCACTTCGAGGATGGTGCCATTGCCATGCTCTGGGTTGACGACAAGTTGCCACATGCCTCGAGCCACTTCTAGAGGGTCTATCAGAACTGTATCCTCGTCTAGCATGACTGCTTTGGTTGGGTCTTCATGCCACAGAGGAGTCTAGTGGTAGCCATGCATTAGCAGTCATCCAAAGGCTCATAAAGACTTGGTGAGTTTACCTCTACAGCACCGGGAGCAATACAGCCGACTCGAATACCAAGTTCATCACGCAATCCCCCCAATGCTCTCACAAACCCATGCAAGCCATGCTTACTCGCAAAGTACAAGGGTGTTGCTATGCCAGCTAAGTAGCCTGCCATACTGCCAACATGTACAATGCATCCCTTCTGCTTCGTCTTTGTCCAATGCCCGATAGCCAGTTGACTGAGCCGAATGGGAGATACCAAGTTCACATCCAAGACTGCATAGTGTCCAGGTTCCGCATTGGCATCATCTCGAGACACACTATCCTCGTTACTCTCAGTTCTGGGTGGTTCCCAGAAGGAGGACCATTGAGGCTCGAACAAACCGGCTCCTGGAACAACAATATCGACAGTTGTgaacttctccaaggcctTCTTCCAAGCGGCCGTCAACTGTGGCCAAGATGCAACGTTGGTTTCTTGAAACAAGACCCCAGCTTTGCCGTCAACGCCAGGGAACGGATATTGCTTCAGGAGTTGTTGAGCTTCGGGCCGTAATTTGAGATCGGCAACGAGGACCGAACATCCATTGTCTAGGAGTATACGGACAAAGCACAAGTTGATGCCTGTGCTTCATGGTCAGTCAATATAATTCCTTGCATGTCTATGTATTTGGCATGTGTATACCTGAGCCACCGCCAGTGACAAGCGCAGATTTCCCCTGCACAGACGTTGTCATATTCCTTTTGATTAGAAGTGTTTCACTTTAAGGTTGTTAAATGGTTGGTGATCCGATCGCCAGCGAGGGCCCAATGACGCAAGTTGTATCTTTCAGGGCTGTATGATCCCTACTCCAACTGTTATATGAATCAGCGTTGCAGTCGCTCACTCGAATGTTTTGAATAAGAGAGTTGATGTTAGAGAGAAGAGTGAACTGAAGTGCAGTTTCTGCGGGGTAGTCTTATTATCGTATGAAAGACACTAGGGACACGCATGGGCTGACGAATGAATCTACTCCGTACTTCATATGGGTTTCATGCAAAGTCTAATCTTTGTGTATCTGTATATGGATATTCTGACCCCTGTTACTAGCAGCAATATGTTGTCTCACCTCCTCTCTGAAGCATTCATGTCAAATCAAACACcagccttctcctcatccCCAGATCCTTGCACCTGCATCGTCTCTGAATCCGAATCCTCCGGTTTGCCCTCCCGACAAGCCCATCCATCCACTAATCGCAACGTCTCACGGCTCCACACGCGGTTCATGAGCGATAATCGGACGGGAACTAAAGCGATGATGATCAGAGGGAATGCAGGGGCCGCAACTGTCAGGGTCACCCCAAAAACAATGCCTGTTATGATGATCTGTGCGATTGTGTACATGTGAATACCGAACCAGCTAACATTATCAGGGAGGGCAGGGAGATCAGATGGCGGTGTGAGTAGGTTTACAACTCTTTCAAGAATAGGGTTGACAGATAGAGACTGGTAACCCATGAAGAGGAACAGGCCAGCGAGCACTGATGTCTGTGTGAGACCCAGAAGCTTTTGTAGCGGGGGAGACACAAAGATAAGAATGAGAGAAGCCTGAATGAAGTGAGAATATCTCTGCTCATATGTCCTTGCGACTGGTCGAGGCGAATCTGGCTGCTCCCCTTCTTCCGCAGGAGGACTCTCAATGACATAATGCATCAACGATTCTGAGTGAAGCGGTGCTTGAGGTAACAGGCCGTTTGCCGGAGGAATACCAAGAATACCACAAAGGATGGTAGTGGTTCCCAAGAGAGCAACATCCCAAGCATATCCGCCTGGCTTCTTGGTCCCGTATCGTTCTACGGTGcagatgatgctgctgattTCGTGGTCAAAGTAGAACAAGACCGTGACGATGGCGCCCGGAATCATGGACAAGAAGACCCATTCGATAGGTATCTCCCAGAAGCGAACAAAGAAAGTCGTTCTGTCTGGGTTTGTGGGTCGAAAGCTGGTTTGGACTTCGAGCCGTATATGATCTAATGATGCCAGTTCCCCGATATATGGGATTCCGATCCATATAATAATGGAAATAGCAGCAGCATATTCTGTAAGTCCAAGTCGAACGTACCGATGGAACATAGGCTTCCACGAGTTTGCGGTGGACAGCAGAATGGCCAGGAGACATGTTCCCACCGCTCCAAGAACAGCATATAGAAAGGCAGCGAGGGAGACTCGAGTGTGGGTTCGCTTCAGCTCCATTGCCGCCTTGTGGAAGTAGATAACACTGTTGAGAAGTGAGAAGATGTCGGCGCTGAAATGGGTGACATATTGCATGGTCCAGTCATGcgcgttgaagatggcaagtAGATAGTGCATCCAACCAGCATGGATGAGGGACCATGCCATGACTGGCAGAAATTCGACCTGGGAGGTGTTAGCTGATGG
This genomic interval carries:
- a CDS encoding uncharacterized protein (expressed protein), whose translation is MRHLEPNAPAVLDSPIMAGQPPRFSFSTIYIFKDRKLRQDNTLHLFFIIIDRARSSSSSITCAGPTTFENASLLSYPFSAQREGCFQPMSWGKGCLQWSRGKWGEKESRAVQYGEGSSSRYPTRFASSLIRCANYGFVFFLFGIALVFYAMRYDTTMQCIMVILRVSCHYLSFITCHHHLNGPCYYYAENHLRLLFLCESYKAIFFQNFLGGDRKEHAADALLDFTHLFIKRNLYR